Genomic segment of Corticium candelabrum chromosome 16, ooCorCand1.1, whole genome shotgun sequence:
CGTCATAACTCAATTTGGTTTGCTGGTTGAGACAAAATTCTGGCGAGAACATTGGTGATAGCATTTGTAATCTGTCTTCACAACCTCTGGTATAGACCATCTTAtcttatttatatatatatatatatttagttGGAGATATTTCCTGCTGATATTCAATCTGCTCCTCTGTATCCTCGTCTCTGTCAGTCAGTCGTGTCCAAGCTGCTTCCTTCTTTTTGTAAGAAACAAGATGATCCGTTTATGGAGAAGGAAACACTCATGGAGAAGATTGAGCAGGAGGCATGTCcaggacaagagaagaaggttGTAGAGAAGGTAGTCCATTGTTTTAGATGATTCAAGAGAGGTGAGACAACTAGCAGATGTTAGTTGTTGtacttgtgtatgtttgtgtaatattgttgtgatgtgtgtttagATTGCTGTTGCTGGTGATGTGGCAGCTCTCAATCTTGCATCTCTACATCATTATGCCATCGGTCCTCTCATTGCTTTTGAAGATTTTACGTGGCATGTCAGGTCAAAGAGGAAGGATGGCACagtaacaagagaagaagcagaaacgGCAATCAATGATTTCCGAAAAGATCAGAAGATTCAAGTTCAATTCAACACAGATAAAGTTCTCACTATAAATACATCTGTTGGtatctgcttcaaagtggaaGGCAGAGACGACTTGTACATGTTTCCGGCTCTCTTCTtaaggatctgtctgtcatgtggaaGAGAGATGAGAATAAGAAAGTGTATGCCGGTCGACGTCAGTCCATCTGCATTTGGCATGTTTTAATCTAAAGTTTGCACTACATTAGATAAGAAAGAACAGCTGTGGAGGAATGGACTGATCATATCACAAGGTGGTACAGTTCATTTTCATGAGTGTTTGGTCGCCATGGTAGATCTTGTTCGTTCTGTCGACTTTGTATGCTGTGGAGGTAAGGGAACAGAAGCAAACTGCATTTCCCTGCtcgacactgtcatgtctctttggagAGATATGTTAGACAGATACAGTTCAGGCACTGAATATGAGACTGAAtatctgagcagaaagcatttagagaaacacaaagaactgaaacaagttgcTGTTTACTCAGAGGAGGAATTCAAGGAAGCAAAGGCAACAGGAGAAGGAGCAAATGCTACTGTAAAACAAGTAGTTGGTGATGAGCGAGTCGTAGAAAAGCTTGGTGACTTGCTGTTTGTCAGAATTGAATGCAGAAGAAGGAAACTGTCGATTTGTCAATCAGGTAATCGAGTTTACAAGTTTTGATATGAAAGTATAATAATGTACACTAATGTGAATGTCCGTTACCCAAATGCTTGACTGATTTTCAAGTGATTGCTTCCATGTCATGATACTGCCTGGTTGTTGTGGATTTATATCCACATTCTAATCATTCCATGGTATGATTGATTGCTCTCACTGAAATTGTGGAAAGTTGTTGACTTTGCTAACAAAGGAGTCATTTGTACTGTTACATGTTAGCTAATGCAGATCTTGAATCTCTGGATTAATTCAAAGTTTTGACCATATAGGCAGTGTTTTAAATATTGAAACTAGAAATGCAGCAGGCAATTCGTAAACAAACTATTTAGGTAAACAGGTAAACCGTGAGGCAGAAGTAACTTGACCATTTGTGCTGGAATAGCAGGAAAACGGTGTTGTGGTATCTGTTAGTCAGTGGTGTTTGATCACTAGTACTGGTAATTATTCTATCTGAAGCGCCATCTGGAGTTGCAATTATTATTTAGGCTCTAATTAGAGCGTATTTTAGGAACAGAATTATATTTAGAGGAGCTTAACTAATTAGAATCGTTGCAAACAAGTAACAATAGGTCTGATTGGTTGCCTAAATGGAGTCTCACTACTGTATCCTGTAACATTTTCTAGATGGTAATTTTGCCCTATGACTCTAATTACCTAAGTTGCTAGTAAGCATCCCTCTAAGCGAGGCGCCTTAGGGAGCCATAATTATTTTTTACACTCTAGCTGATATCATGTTAGTTAGAGGCAATAAGAATAATTGGGGTATGATACTAATTTGTGTCATTATATACTTATTACTATgatatatgttgtgtgtaggaGTCTTGCCTGATGCTGGCAAGTTGATGGCTGTTATTGAAGCAAAGAGGGAGCAAGTGGGAAAAATCGAAACAGTAAAGGAGATGTTGAGAGTGTCATCAGATACACACACCCATAGACAAAGAGGTGGAACATTACTTAGGGAAAGAATGTTATCTGTGAGTAGGGCGGATGTGAACATTACTGCAGCAAAGTTGTTTTATTTCCTACCACAGAATGTACACCTCAGCTCTAGGTAGTCACTGTATTATAGTGGACACTTTATATTGTCAACAAAGAGTATTATAAACATTATAAACAGACTATCTTTCTGTTTCACACATGTGTATACTGCGCGGTTTCCTTTAGACAAAATACAAAGAATAAGAAAATGATTTTATTGTCACATTCCACCTGCTCACTGCCAATAGACATTTTACACTTAGACATTCTACTGCCTATGAACAATCCCTTTACTAGCTACTTTGGTGGAATTATCACTATTTCAACTTTggtattaatttaaatttaattaagaacttCATCTCTAGCTTCCTAACTTAAAGTCTGCCCACCACTTTTATCTTGGAAAGTACTACCACAATGACTCGTATCTCTTCATGCTTAGTTAGTCACCACTGCAATCTCTTTCATGTTGAAGTGTAGTTGTGCAAAGCATTCTTGAAGTAGCACTGACATTAGCAACAAGTTGAACTTATGAAAAAAGCAACAAGTTGAAGTTatgaataaatgaatgaatgaattaTATATTTCTTTCGCACCTAAAAGGTGCAGTTCCTCTTGAACTTATTggagtcccggatgtaatctCTAATTTCACTCGTTCTCTGGCAAATAGCTGTAGCCAGACCTAGCTTCTACTctagcgtcatagtcctactggataaAAACCAGGTCGAGTGAgtcacgtcagcatccgtcgtgacgttgctgctgtagaacttgaaaactgatcgcgCCTAGtctattctcggtcacagagtatcatatctcggtcagtgcttgccatctcgtttctagaCAGTCTACGTCATGCGCAAAGCTTAGGTgtggatatggacaaaccATAGATTTCGGGTTAGAGTCAGATTTGGGttatgcatggtttgtattgtcGATCCATGGTTTATACAGGCAATCCATGGATACGTACAACAAATGCGTTATTTCCATAGCACTGAAGCAATAACATTTTACTTTCTCCAACTTTAATATATTTCCAAGATTAGGACAAAAAGGCACAGTCCTGATGTTTCATCATACAATGTTATGCACTGTCTTAATTGCACCAACTCTTGGTCAATTAATTTGTCTTGCACTATAAATTGCAATACTTTCGTCAAAATTATTTGGTGGACagaatcattaattaattaaagtgaagTGCCTCAACAAAGTCAAGCTAGTTGTCAACTAGCTGATAACTATACAGCATAATATCAACTTCCACTCCTTTTATCGGCAGGGACACACAGTCTGGGGACACAATTTGCCCATCACCATGGAAATGGCAACCGTATTCTTTCCAAAATTAAGCCAAACTCCTTGGATGATTTGAAATCAAAATTTGCAACAGCTAGGTAAATCAAATAGCATGCGTgggatagacagactgacaaacagtcacacagaccgacagatTATAGCAACTCCCTGTAATATTACAATAAAACAACAGAACGGAGAGCAACCATAAATGTCTTTAGTTAGTCATTTCCATAGCAACTTACACAATGACATTGCCGAATGCAAACTATTTATTATGCTCATAGAGTAGAAACAAAATGTATCAAGTTATTTAGTACTAAACAGCAGCCTCAGGTTGGTGGTAAATGTAGAGTGACTTTGATTGCTCAGAATTGACAAAGTATTGTGGTGTCTGACTTGCTAAAAACTTGGCATTTAATAATATCATACCTCTGAACATCAGCATAGAGCCAATTTGAGAATCCAACATTGAACAACGTTAAATCACAAATACTGATGAGCTTCGGTGAATAGAATTAAAGGGTTCTGGTAAATAACAAGTATGCAGCAACATTAAATTGCTTGCTAACAACTTGGCATTAGAAAAAATGAATGTACATATGAGTATGTTATATAGAAATTTGAGAATGTTTGAAAACgctcatttaattaaagttacttAACGTGCTGGAACCAGGTAGCCTTATTCTTGAGTTTTTAACAAAGCCAAACTATCTCGCTAAACGTCAATCACTGAATGGCAATCAGCACAACTAAGAAATCATCAATGAGTTTTGCAATCCAGTTGCAGAAATAGCATCTCCTAATCCAACAGTTTTCGTAGGATGTTTGCAAATAAGAACAGGGCTCATAAACAGGTCCACATGTCTTCTTGACCAGTGACTGATGGGAACAGAAGGATCAAATTCTATAGGGTCTGCTCTCAATTGTGGATCCTCGACAGACCTCAGAAAGGTCCTAGACATCTTGAGTTCAACAGaatttgcattaattattttgctgtCACATGCCTGAATAGCAGCCATTCGGGCAGCAGCGCCAACAGCCGTGATACTGTTTTGCCATTTCCCGTGTATGACTGCAATTAGATGAAATATAAATGAATGAAAGTGAACTCGACTCAGCTTTGACTTTGGATATGCACTACTCGCAACACCAAACGATTCAAGCATCCACTGCAGTTGATCAGCAATCAGTCCAATCTGATGATGGCCCGATACAGACTCACTCATAGAATGTGGGCCATTGTCAGCCTTTGAAACAGACATTAATTCCTGGTCATTGAGTCCAACAGAAGTGACTCTTGGAAAGACATCCCGTGACAAAGCCAACAGCAAATCTAGACTGGCAGTACTTGCCAACTCAAGATGAATAGGAACTGCCACAGAAATTTCAGACAAATGCTTTGTTAACTCCTTAATTTTGGCTTTCCACACAGACTCATCCAACTTCTCTAACAAATGTAGTCCAGACAGAACAACAAGGTCCGGCTTAAATGATTCCAGACTTGTAAAGAAGCTCTCCATTGCCAAGAGGTTGGAATTCCCAATATCGTAAGAAAAAATAAAGCGATTTGAACAAGAAGCTGTAGTTGAGCCCCATGTCTCTCCAGACTTATATTCCAATATTAAATGAACTTCATCATTCTTCTGTCTACATCCATCTGGCACTTCCATATTTGGCAAAAGAAGACGTTCTAGTTGATCACCTACCGGCCCGCCCAAAAGAATCTAGATCAAGATACAGTATACAGATCATGagtataataattatttaatgtaAAATTTCCAAAAAACATATATTTGAGTAGATTTGCACTAAGACTATACTGCTACATGTGCAGTGACTAAGCACTAAAACAAGTGTGTTTGAGCTAGCAACATCTACTGCAATCCTATACTACATAGTACAATACGTCTACCGCCTTCTGTCTGGCTGTAATGTAACACCTTAAAATTAAACAGCTACCGCCCATTAGAGCGGCGGGGTCCTGCTAGTAAGGTACGAAATTAACTAACCAAAGAATCTTAGACAAAACTATGTTAGTAAAGACAGTTACTACTCTCCGTTCACGTTGACCTTTTACACTGGAAAATCGTAATGATTCCGTTGTTTGTAGGAATTTCGCGACGATCTTTGCACCGTTCAAAACCGCAGAACgtgccatttcaatttttgggCGTTTCAATAAAGTGCGCTAAACAGGCAAAAAGCAATAAGACTTACGCAGATCAAAGTTGAGTAGAGTGAATAATGGCCTATTATTGTGTTGGTATTAATTTCAtatatctttattcaattatatACGCATTCCTTGTGAGATTTGATATGCTAGTGGATCTCGTTCACTGCATGTGCCTTTGGTCTTCCAGGTCCATTTCTGGTGTGTTTTCGTCTTCTTGTTCCGAATCGTAGCTATCTGCACTGACCATTACCAcacctctcaacttttcttatTGCCAAATCGTGAGACTGTCTTTTGTAGACCACGTCCATTAGACGTGTCCAAAGTAGGCATGTTGCCTAGTAGATTTTAAGAAGCGCAAAATAGCCGGAATCAGCTTACGCATTAGCCTCGCTTTACGGTTTCTGTGCACTAAGTCTTCACCTTGAACTTCCAAACGTGTATATACATGGCATATTTACTGCTGGGATACCCCGAATACCCCTGAGCTGTATTTAGAATACAGTTCTGCTAAGTCCAGGGCTAACCATAATGGGCCTCCGCAAAGCGACTGTTGGAGTGTCTCACAGTTCACTCGTCGTGAGAAAGGACTGGTAATCATGAGACATGCCCATAAATCGCGAGTCTCACAACAAAATACTGAGAGTTGAGAGGCATGCATTACAACATTCGTGCCGTACTCTTCGTCGTCTACACCGAAACATTCTAGATCTGCAAGCTAGAATGACGCAAGCAATGGTCAAATATTGGAACCTTTGGACACTGTTACTTTCAGAATAGAAGGTCAAAAGGCTAAAATGAATAATCTACTTGGGGCATACCTGCGCGTAAGAAGATCTGTTAGAGTACATAAAGGCTGTCACAAAGGCTGTTACTAACAATCCTACGAGGGTTACTATTATGGAACACCTGGTGAAACCGCtgtctcattagcacttccTGTGTTAAAGGTCAACTGGAAAGGAGAGTAATGAGTTAGTGAGCTAAGCAGCCAGTAGCCACAGCTTGCTTGATGCCTCCTTCATATTTGTAAATTCTTTTCTTTGTTCTGCATCCTCTCAATTGAAGTAATTtaatttgaaatttaattttaaataaaagaacaacaacaatataTTTGAACAGACTTGTTTTACACACATAATGCAACATACCTGATGCAACATTAAATACATATTAGTAcggtaggtgtacctaattgtggacattccCCAGAAATTTAAGTTACAAAGCTGTTTTCTATGGGAGCCTGCAATgaagagacagagaaacatgTCAGATGTACACAGCAATGTCTAAGCTTCGGAACGATACCtttacgactagaatcgcacaatgTCAGCTAGCGCAATAGCAAATATACGGGCTACTGTCTGTAAACAACCCGGACatggggtgtatcctaattgtagACATTTTTTCTCTgtcacagaaagcgactgggtctgagtacCAGCTgcactagatacctgaatggttgcctcacactCTGTGTAAATGGTgtcgtgcctttcaaattttgcagaaaccgaGTGTCCTGTCTGCGATAaacgtctgaactgtaaattgtggttctagcatcttcTGCGTTGTTGGTAAAGCTGATTATTGATgtcagacaaggtagtttgACCTTCTACCTATCCTATTTGAGGTTGTAGGTTTTCATTTCGTgccttattgttgccagatctagaaACAGTGTAGACAGTCAATTTCTGACAGGATTACTACtgtcgctgatattgacattccacctactttgttcgttctcatttcatactctattgtggccagatgtaaTAGCAGTGAAAACAGTTAGATTGTAAGTAGATTACTGATGTCCAGATTTAGTATGAGTAGAGATATTAaggtgtttactggactggaattacacgttcgctccatgcacatgACACGCTTATTTGACACGTtacagtcaacgtaactaAGCTCACAACTTTACcaaggtactcgataattgcttaaccAATGTCAGAGCACTTTCATGACCCGCAAACAATTGATTCGTATACCTCAAATTTGGACGTGATGGAAAGAACCCTGTAGGTGCTAACAGTTGCGCAGGTGAATCCTGGCGATACACAACAAAACATGGTTTTGAtcgcggcccaaaataccagcttgtgaggcaaccatcaggtatctagtccagctgttactcaaacccagtcgctttctgtggcagAGGAAAAAacgtccacaattaggatacaccccacGTCTGAGTTGTTTACAGATGTTACCCTGTATATTTGCTAGTGCACTAGCTGACATTGCACAATTCTAGTCATAAAGGTATCATCAACGAAGCTTAGACATTAGTGCATACATCAGACATGTTTCCCTGCAGGGGTGTCAAAGGTCTTGAGAACTGTTGCCCAAGACTTGGCAAGTTCTGGTGACAGAATGGACATTGGCACCAAATGGCTAATATAAGCAAGAACTAATCCTGGCTTTGTTGAGGTCACATGACCAGAGCAACGCATTCACTATTATTTGGATATCTTTTAGTACccacactgtgacacaaagTTCACAAAAGGGAACTTATAGAAACAGATCTCTCTCTTCAAGACCAAcgaccatgcatgcagtttcaTATGACATTCTACTACAAAGTTCATTTTCTCTAATTAGGGGTACTGACACTTTCTCTCATAGTCACTAATTTAGCTGTACCTCATGCACATGCCAACACTTTACTTTTAGCACAGAACACGTGCAGGAAACTGCATGGCCTCTGGACAGTTAAAAAATAGCACACGCAACATATCGCTAGAAGTCCATTGCGCCAAATAAGTAATGTACTGTAAGCTGGATTAGATTTTGCTGACTGTTATCAGCAGGTCTAGCCACGCCAAGACTACTGGAGTGAGGAGTCTTCTGGTGACAGTCTGCCGCCCAAAGATGAGTTAGAGTTATAGATGTCTGTCAACATGGTGCGCGACAACTTAGACACCCTGTCCTGTCTCTTCAttgcaggctaccagagaaaacagctttgtaactcaaattaccagggaagtgtccacaattaggtacacctacaCTACTGTGTCGTTAGGTCCATTACTAGCAAAAACCAATCTATATTTGAATTTAAAATACTGTAATACGATAGCAGCTTTAATTATAACTAGACGACATACCTTGGTATCTGAAAAAGTAGAAGCCATTTTTAATCCAACAAGAGCTGCATTTCCTCCAACGAAATACTATTGACAAGTTGTTAGATGTACACTACTGTGTATGACTATTGTTCTCGCCAACCTGTTTATTCTCTAGACGATGCGCATGGTCGACAATCTCCAGATAGCCTTCCTGGTGAGCAAAGACTCGCTCGGCAGCAGCACACCTTGCCATGCGGTGCTCAAACATTTCCTGCAAATCCTGAACACTTTCCAGCACGTCGTGTTCCACCTGGCGAGAGCCGCTAGCATTGAGACTCTTCAATAACGCCGTTCCAGACACTATTAAATCTATGTTTGAATTAAGCCTAATAGGACAGTAATTTTAGACAAGTCAACGCTTCATTGAACATTTCGGAATGTCTGCTGACCCTACAGCAACTTTTCTGTAAAGTGGAGTCAACTTCGGCTCTCCTATTTGTCGACGCCATCCTTCTATCGTTCTCTCCTCTATGGATGAGATGTTTCTATTCCTGCTGTACCACCACGACAAAACAACAAGTGCAATTCCAATCCAGACCCATAGGTGACCAGCCATGGCGTGTTGCCTATAGCGTACGTTAGGCGATGACGTTTCTGTAATAACGAGACGATTTTTGCTCAGTTTTTGATAGAAAATGCATTTCTGACAGAGGAGCTGCCATACTGCAAACAGTAGCTATATCTAAAGCTGCACAGAATAACTTCCATACACTGTACTTCACCTTAGCCTTGATCT
This window contains:
- the LOC134192088 gene encoding ADP-dependent glucokinase-like isoform X2, encoding MFEHRMARCAAAERVFAHQEGYLEIVDHAHRLENKQYFVGGNAALVGLKMASTFSDTKILLGGPVGDQLERLLLPNMEVPDGCRQKNDEVHLILEYKSGETWGSTTASCSNRFIFSYDIGNSNLLAMESFFTSLESFKPDLVVLSGLHLLEKLDESVWKAKIKELTKHLSEISVAVPIHLELASTASLDLLLALSRDVFPRVTSVGLNDQELMSVSKADNGPHSMSESVSGHHQIGLIADQLQWMLESFGVASSAYPKSKLSRVHFHSFIFHLIAVIHGKWQNSITAVGAAARMAAIQACDSKIINANSVELKMSRTFLRSVEDPQLRADPIEFDPSVPISHWSRRHVDLFMSPVLICKHPTKTVGLGDAISATGLQNSLMIS
- the LOC134192088 gene encoding ADP-dependent glucokinase-like isoform X1, producing MAGHLWVWIGIALVVLSWWYSRNRNISSIEERTIEGWRRQIGEPKLTPLYRKVAVGLNSNIDLIVSGTALLKSLNASGSRQVEHDVLESVQDLQEMFEHRMARCAAAERVFAHQEGYLEIVDHAHRLENKQYFVGGNAALVGLKMASTFSDTKILLGGPVGDQLERLLLPNMEVPDGCRQKNDEVHLILEYKSGETWGSTTASCSNRFIFSYDIGNSNLLAMESFFTSLESFKPDLVVLSGLHLLEKLDESVWKAKIKELTKHLSEISVAVPIHLELASTASLDLLLALSRDVFPRVTSVGLNDQELMSVSKADNGPHSMSESVSGHHQIGLIADQLQWMLESFGVASSAYPKSKLSRVHFHSFIFHLIAVIHGKWQNSITAVGAAARMAAIQACDSKIINANSVELKMSRTFLRSVEDPQLRADPIEFDPSVPISHWSRRHVDLFMSPVLICKHPTKTVGLGDAISATGLQNSLMIS
- the LOC134191769 gene encoding uncharacterized protein LOC134191769, which gives rise to MCRAGSMSAGCLGYAYEEASVNLALGVIAVIFVFLMSERNITTLNQRLLVVRAVKSKSRDEVERLLDLGAEVDACDDDGWTVLVIACFDGCKSLVELLLCRGADVNRTDDDGYTALMIAAWRGYDEIIAILLAAKANAEQKDKLEIFPADIQSAPLYPRLCQSVVSKLLPSFCKKQDDPFMEKETLMEKIEQEACPGQEKKVVEKIAVAGDVAALNLASLHHYAIGPLIAFEDFTWHVRSKRKDGTVTREEAETAINDFRKDQKIQVQFNTDKVLTINTSVGICFKVEGRDDLYMFPALFLRICLSCGREMRIRKFCTTLDKKEQLWRNGLIISQGGTVHFHECLVAMVDLVRSVDFVCCGGKGTEANCISLLDTVMSLWRDMLDRYSSGTEYETEYLSRKHLEKHKELKQVAVYSEEEFKEAKATGEGANATVKQVVGDERVVEKLGDLLFVRIECRRRKLSICQSGVLPDAGKLMAVIEAKREQVGKIETVKEMLRVSSDTHTHRQRGGTLLRERMLSVSRADVNITAAKLFYFLPQNVHLSSR